The proteins below are encoded in one region of Dasypus novemcinctus isolate mDasNov1 chromosome 13, mDasNov1.1.hap2, whole genome shotgun sequence:
- the LOC131280823 gene encoding collagen alpha-2(I) chain-like: MGLSPPSGQPACGGLSSPPWHESCAGPCPARPVGRRRTRPSTAQMGRPAPPLLPLPFVLPALLFPSPSGPCVRCPTSSTGGTGRVARRDTRHGPGQAPAVSGPLWVPSCDERGVSPQCCPSSRALAPGEPASSRSVSKASPGPAARPDRGLRRAGLARGRHPGRRWLPESPALPVPEGTAVAAREPGAAGARGDGGGCLRAWGSGHGSSCPQPDKGPPVSSSRRDSRGPSKPCSLPPPPRGLRSPEDPYLQVLLAGPGCQPRAPSSPMALSQPRDPQGRPGLGLQGK, from the exons ATGGGGCTCTCACCACCCTCCGGCCAGCCAGCGTGTGGCGGTCTTTCTAGCCCGCCCTGGCACGAGAGCTGCGCCGGCCCGTGCCCTGCCCGGCCCGTGGGGAGACGCAGGACGCGCCCCAGCACGGCCCAGATGGGCAGGCCTGCTCCgcccctgctccccctgccctTCGTCTTGCCAGCGCTCCTGTTCCCGTCCCCGTCTGGCCCTTGCGTTCGTTGCCCCACCAGCTCCACTGGGGGCACCGGGAGGGTTGCCAG ACGCGACACACGCCACGGGCCTGGGCAGGCGCCCGCCGTCTCCGGGCCTTTGTGGGTCCCTTCCTGTGACGAGCGAGGCGTCTCGCCGCAGTGCTGCCCCTCATCTCGCGCACTCGCTCCTGGGGAGCCGGCGAGCAGCAGGAGCGTGTCAAAGGCCTCGCCGGGCCCCGCAGCCCGGCCCGACCGGGGTTTGCGCAgagctggcctggcgaggggacgCCACCCCGGACGGCGGTGGCTGCCCGAGAGCCCGGCGCTGCCGGTGCCCGAGGGGACGGCAGTGGCTGCCCGAGAGCCCGGCGCTGCCGGTGCCCGAGGGGACGGGGGTGGCTGCTTGAGAGCCTGGGGCTCGGGGCACGGGAGCTCTTGCCCGCAACCTGACAAGGGCCCACCCGTCTCCTCTAGCAGGCGTGACAGCCGGGGGCCGTCGAAGCCCTGCTCCCTGCCGCCTCCCCCGCGAGGACTGAGGTCACCTGAGGACCCCTATCTGCAGGTGCTCCTAGCAGgccctgggtgccagccccgGGCACCCAGCAGCCCCATGGCTCTGTCCCAACCCAGAGACCCCCAGGGAAGGCCGGGGCTAGGGCTCCAGGGAAAGTGA